The Herminiimonas arsenitoxidans genome window below encodes:
- a CDS encoding D-2-hydroxyacid dehydrogenase family protein: MKIAILDDYQDSVRHLACFSLLDGHEVKVFTNSARGVGQLAIRLADFDALVLIRERTVLSRPLLEKLPKLKLISQTGKVSGHIDLVAAAACGVTIVEGIGDPTAPAELTWALIMAATRKLPQYVSNLKDGLWQTASMSPAHNTLGTVLKGRTLGIWGYGRIGKLIASYGKVFGMDVMVWGRAASCEAAVQDGYRAAASKEAFFSEADVLTLHLRLNDATTGIVTAADLARMKPTALFVNTSRAELVEAEALPVALKQGRPGYAALDVFESEPLPPSSPLLRMENVLASPHLGYVEKDSYELYFRIAFQNIVDYANGTPKNVLQPKV; the protein is encoded by the coding sequence GTGTTTACCAACAGCGCGCGCGGCGTTGGGCAATTGGCGATACGTCTGGCAGACTTTGACGCGCTGGTCTTGATACGTGAACGCACAGTCTTATCGCGTCCTTTGCTGGAAAAACTACCCAAGCTCAAATTGATTTCGCAAACCGGCAAGGTCAGCGGGCATATCGATTTGGTCGCTGCAGCTGCGTGCGGTGTCACGATAGTCGAGGGCATAGGCGATCCGACGGCGCCGGCAGAATTAACCTGGGCCTTGATCATGGCAGCCACGCGCAAGCTGCCGCAATACGTGAGCAATTTGAAGGATGGTTTGTGGCAAACCGCATCGATGTCACCTGCGCACAATACGTTGGGCACGGTATTGAAGGGACGCACGCTGGGTATTTGGGGCTACGGCCGCATAGGCAAATTGATTGCGTCCTACGGCAAAGTTTTCGGCATGGATGTCATGGTGTGGGGACGTGCGGCAAGTTGTGAGGCCGCTGTGCAAGATGGTTATCGCGCTGCCGCATCGAAGGAAGCGTTCTTCAGCGAAGCTGACGTGCTGACACTGCATCTGCGCTTGAATGATGCAACGACGGGCATCGTCACGGCCGCCGATCTGGCGCGTATGAAGCCGACTGCGCTCTTCGTTAATACCAGCCGTGCTGAACTGGTAGAGGCCGAAGCCTTGCCAGTCGCATTGAAACAAGGTCGTCCCGGCTATGCCGCGCTGGATGTGTTTGAGAGTGAGCCTCTGCCACCTAGTTCGCCCTTGTTGCGGATGGAGAATGTATTGGCTTCGCCGCATCTGGGCTATGTGGAAAAAGACAGTTATGAATTGTATTTCCGCATCGCATTCCAGAACATCGTCGACTACGCCAACGGCACGCCGAAGAATGTATTGCAGCCCAAGGTCTGA
- a CDS encoding L-asparaginase produces MKPIAPGTVIFHRHRGYGVITAVNLMTGWISARFGNEMRTLDLNLSTDEVQHADGEAILFRRAPPDPMPHARLMAMVRELHRAGYQRLYLYSWPKPSGLHWRWHLFTGPRNWMERPWREGWYGSGAEYNCNPVMGWGDAPGETAEELASTLAQFDPTGIAQALGRDEDHARWFDVVCEALLPDYTFSLGWDKHDGPIPNSLPVIPVRRGVPEYAGPALPWPPGWAKLWGSAHLASTTATLLPKVEKSQTRDRSNTVK; encoded by the coding sequence ATGAAACCTATCGCTCCAGGCACCGTGATTTTTCATCGCCATCGTGGCTATGGCGTCATCACGGCCGTTAACTTGATGACAGGCTGGATTTCTGCGCGCTTCGGCAACGAGATGCGCACGCTCGATTTGAATCTGTCGACCGATGAAGTTCAGCACGCCGATGGCGAAGCCATATTGTTCCGTCGCGCGCCGCCTGATCCTATGCCACATGCGCGTCTGATGGCGATGGTGCGTGAACTGCATAGAGCCGGTTATCAACGCTTGTATTTATACAGTTGGCCTAAACCATCCGGCCTGCATTGGCGCTGGCATTTATTCACGGGGCCGCGCAACTGGATGGAACGTCCGTGGCGCGAAGGCTGGTACGGCTCCGGTGCCGAATACAATTGCAATCCGGTGATGGGTTGGGGCGATGCCCCGGGTGAAACAGCGGAAGAATTAGCCAGCACGCTGGCGCAATTCGATCCAACCGGAATCGCGCAAGCACTGGGCCGCGACGAAGATCACGCGCGCTGGTTTGATGTTGTATGCGAAGCCTTGCTGCCGGATTACACCTTCTCGTTAGGCTGGGATAAACACGATGGTCCTATTCCTAACTCACTGCCGGTGATCCCGGTGCGACGCGGTGTGCCGGAATACGCAGGTCCGGCCTTGCCTTGGCCGCCGGGTTGGGCCAAGTTATGGGGCAGTGCACATCTGGCCAGCACCACTGCCACCTTGCTACCCAAAGTTGAAAAAAGTCAGACCAGAGACCGCTCCAACACCGTCAAGTAA